A window of Juglans regia cultivar Chandler chromosome 7, Walnut 2.0, whole genome shotgun sequence contains these coding sequences:
- the LOC108996073 gene encoding trichohyalin, translated as MAFEYAFPEEEIAVNESFGYPKAYARLCRDRRVCTYNHGPPFTYIPYGLEQDEALRARELDRMFPIIDPKAKPSTKPKIFVSLLWKQLNHLGNAGFDPAVIRVDPYGNVLYYHADSASPLAWDIDHWFPCSRGGLTVPSNLRILQWEVCKKKHNKLEFLVPWWEYQLGVSVNRFLSIFASKNSDFRHRAFSFLFSEGENEELNASQRVDSHSFPQHFIESKEKMGLAPAAIVVSRREPYDTTLALKSLDHNRQLRPLSPAIVARKANPNVLKENENPDFVTNPYQAIVMARDSLKQREEALKMQTEIQKLDDEVNELKQKNEEERLTIQELELVLIKRRRRAEKSRRLAEAQHSYRTMIEKMIRDAMHQSVIYKEQVRLNQAATNALMARLEAQKAISDASENELHRKYKQRDEIQKQIRPDWEQARKRSRMDDALLEERDSRTVLHLPRIKPRTPVHKELRVFLEEEQRASEAGSSFNEERKQKEEIEKEVKVPATIITIEKPEEHNISIVALEDENPLEDQLQKLEIGGKKLNNIQLLPREPETEEDEESRKQRGKGNVEKWLQMLLENTQEELETQNSNEGEKRSIDGIMRKQNPKYSQKEKRQIIEENNGGKEIEEITEMEARNIRTEERRAGEVGRMGERVGSSSFEGGRERRDHSNGKERKLVRSESARGFRRIPSSPALILGGMRKGVDCMGKKPIVNGDEDSDGDRAAGNNSFIKSSIRSIKKAVKI; from the exons ATGGCTTTTGAGTATGCGTTCCCCGAAGAAGAAATAGCCGTCAACGAGAGCTTCGGGTACCCAAAAGCCTACGCTAGGCTCTGCCGCGACCGCCGTGTCTGTACCTACAACCATGGCCCTCCTTTCACTTACATACCTTACGGTCTGGAGCAAGATGAG GCGTTGAGAGCAAGGGAATTGGATCGGATGTTCCCAATCATCGACCCAAAAGCTAAACCATCTACAAAGCCCAAGATCTTTGTCAGTCTGTTGTGGAAGCAGCTCAACCACCTTGG GAATGCCGGCTTTGACCCCGCAGTGATTCGAGTCGACCCATATGGAAATGTTCTCTACTATCACGCTGATTCGGCTTCTCCTCTCGCTTGGGATATTGACCACTGGTTTCCTTGCTCAA GGGGAGGGTTAACGGTTCCAAGCAATCTGAGAATATTACAGTGGGAAGTCTGcaagaaaaaacataataagCTGGAGTTTTTAGTTCCATGGTGGGAATATCAGCTGGGAGTCTCAGTAAACCGGTTCTTGTCCATTTTTGCCTCCAAAAACTCAGATTTCAG GCACAgagcattttcatttttgttttctgaagGTGAAAATGAAGAATTGAATGCTTCACAGAGAGTAGATTCGCATTCTTTTCCTCAACATTTCATTGAATCCAAAGAGAAAATGGGCCTTGCTCCCGCCGCGATTGTTGTATCTCGAAGGGAACCGTACGACACAACGTTAGCTTTGAAATCCCTGGATCACAATAGGCAGCTAAGGCCACTGTCCCCTGCTATTG TTGCAAGAAAAGCAAATCCTAATGTcctgaaagaaaatgaaaacccGGATTTTGTTACGAACCCGTACCAAGCAATTGTCATGGCTAGAGATTCCTTGAAACAAAGAGAGGAAGCTTTAAAGATGCAGACAGAAATACAGAAACTAGATGACGAAGTAAATGAATTGAAGCAAAAGAATGAGGAGGAAAGGCTCACAATCCAAGAACTAGAATTGGTGCTGATAAAACGCAGGAGAAGGGCAGAGAAGAGCAGGCGACTGGCAGAGGCGCAACATTCATATAGGACCATGATAGAGAAGATGATCCGAGATGCAATGCACCA GAGTGTCATATATAAAGAACAGGTGAGATTGAATCAGGCTGCAACTAACGCACTCATGGCAAGACTAGAAGCACAGAAAGCCATTAGCGATGCCTCAGAGAATGAACTTCACAGGAAATATAAACAAAGGGATGAGATTCAGAAGCAGATTAGGCCTGACTGGGAGCAAGCTAGGAAGAGATCAAGAATGGATGATGCCTTACTTGAAGAGAGGGACAGTAGAACTGTTCTACATTTACCGAGGATCAAGCCAAGGACGCCTGTACACAAAGAATTAAGAGTATTCCTAGAGGAGGAACAAAGGGCATCTGAAGCTGGTTCATCGTTTAACGAAGAACgaaagcagaaagaagaaattgagaagGAAGTGAAAGTACCTGCAACGATAATTACTATAGAAAAGCCCGAGGAACATAACATATCCATAGTTGCCTTGGAGGATGAAAACCCACTTGAGGATCAGCTTCAGAAACTTGAAATAGGAGGGAAGAAACTCAACAACATTCAGTTACTTCCTCGAGAACCAGAAacagaggaagatgaagagagcAGAAAGCAGCGCGGAAAAGGAAACGTAGAGAAATGGCTTCAAATGCTGTTAGAGAATACTCAAGAAGAATTGGAGACTCAAAATTCGAATGAAGGCGAAAAGCGCAGCATTGACGGAATAATGAGAAAACAGAATCCCAAGTACTCGCAAAAAGAGAAACGGCAGATTATTGAAGAGAATAATGGTGGGAAAGAGATAGAAGAAATCACTGAGATGGAAGCCAGAAATATTCGGACAGAAGAGAGAAGAGCGGGTGAAGTGGGTCGTATGGGTGAGAGAGTTGGAAGTAGTAGCTTTGAAGGGGGGAGGGAAAGAAGAGACCATAGTaatggaaaggaaagaaaactagTGAGGTCTGAGAGTGCGAGGGGCTTTCGGCGAATCCCATCTTCTCCAGCTCTGATCTTGGGTGGTATGAGAAAGGGAGTGGACTGCATGGGCAAGAAGCCGATCGTAAATGGCGATGAGGATAGTGATGGAGATCGTGCTGCAGGGAACAACAGTTTCATCAAATCATCCATAAGGTCGATCAAGAAGGCTGTCAAAATATGA
- the LOC108996406 gene encoding pentatricopeptide repeat-containing protein At1g15510, chloroplastic has translation MAAFAKTSPIPLHPEQLNHQSVKSQNSKVLSFSHNPQNHHLSFKRTQEVPVLNTSPSSSSITTYNPNSDIYQLCLAGNLEQALKHLDSMQELQLFVEEDAYIALLRLSEWKRAYEEGARVYSYVSNSITRLSVRLGNALLSMFVRFGDLGNAWYVFGRMEERNVFSWNVLVGGYAKAGFFDEVLDLYHRMLWVGVHPDVYTFPCVLRTCGGIPDLARGREVHVHVLRYGFESDVDVINALITMYVKCGNIINARLVFDRMPRKDRISWNAMISGYFENGECLEGLRLFFLMRELSVDPDLMTMTSVISACGSLGDERLGRQVHGFVMRTDFGACVSVCNSLIQMYSSVGQWKDAEKVFSRMECKDVVSWTAMISGYENNMLPAKAVRTYQLMDLEGIVADEITIASVLSACTCLGDLDMGIKLHELANRKGLISCVLVANTLIDMYSKCKCIDKALDVFHSIPDKNVISWTSIILGLRVNNRSFEALIFFRQMKLSLKPNSVTLVSILSACSRIGALMCGKEIHAHALRTGVGFEGFIPNALLDMYVRCGRIGPAMNQFNSLRKDVAAWNILLTGYAERGQGAQAVELFQRMLEALVNPDDITFISLLCACSRSGMVTEGLEYFHRMQHQYCITPNLKHYACIVDLLGRAGKLEDAHDFIQKMPIEPDPAIWGALLNGCRIHSQVELGELAAHHIFEKDTTSVGYYILLCNLYADSGQWDEVAKVRRAMRQNGLTVDPGCSWVEVKGTVHAFLSGDEFHPQINELKAVLDGFYEKMKAVGFSEPEKSSTDEVEASKAEIFCGHSERLAIAFGLINTAPGMPILVTKNLYMCQSCHKTFKFISKVVRREISVRDTEQFHHFKDGICTCGDNGYCGKPGTVEELSMLY, from the coding sequence ATGGCTGCTTTTGCCAAAACCTCTCCAATCCCTCTCCACCCAGAACAGCTCAACCATCAATCTGTCAAAAGCCAAAATTCCAAAGTCCTCAGTTTCTCTCACAATCCCCAAAACCACCACCTCTCCTTCAAACGAACCCAAGAAGTACCAGTCCTCAACACCTCCCCATCATCCTCCTCTATTACCACCTACAATCCTAACTCAGATATATATCAACTATGCCTTGCTGGGAACTTGGAACAAGCTCTTAAGCACTTAGACTCAATGCAAGAGCTTCAGCTTTTCGTAGAAGAAGATGCTTATATTGCTTTACTAAGGCTTAGTGAGTGGAAAAGGGCATATGAGGAGGGGGCTAGAGTGTACTCTTACGTGTCGAATTCGATAACTCGACTGAGTGTTAGACTTGGCAATGCTTTGTTGAGTATGTTTGTGAGGTTTGGTGATTTGGGTAATGCTTGGTATGTTTTTGGGAGGATGGAGGAGAGGAATGTGTTTTCTTGGAACGTGTTGGTGGGTGGGTATGCAAAGGCGGGGTTTTTCGATGAAGTATTGGATTTATATCATAGGATGTTGTGGGTCGGTGTGCATCCCGATGTCTATACTTTTCCTTGCGTTCTGAGGACTTGTGGGGGAATCCCGGACTTGGCAAGGGGGAGGGAGGTTCATGTTCACGTCTTAAGATATGGATTTGAGTCAGATGTCGATGTGATTAATGCTTTGATCACTATGTATGTGAAATGTGGCAATATTATAAATGCACGGTTGGTGTTTGATAGAATGCCGAGAAAGGATAGGATTTCCTGGAATGCAATGATTTCGGGCTATTTTGAGAATGGGGAGTGTTTGGAAGGATTAAGGCTGTTTTTTCTAATGCGTGAACTTTCTGTCGATCCAGACTTGATGACAATGACTAGTGTGATCTCTGCTTGTGGGAGTCTTGGTGATGAGAGATTAGGAAGGCAGGTCCATGGTTTTGTGATGAGAACAGATTTTGGAGCCTGTGTTTCAGTGTGTAATTCTTTAATTCAGATGTACTCAAGTGTTGGGCAATGGAAGGATGCTGAAAAAGTTTTTTCTAGAATGGAGTGTAAGGACGTGGTGTCATGGACGGCGATGATTTCAGGTTATGAGAACAACATGCTACCTGCTAAAGCTGTGAGAACATACCAATTGATGGACCTAGAGGGAATCGTGGCTGATGAGATCACCATAGCAAGTGTTTTATCTGCTTGCACTTGTTTGGGTGATTTGGATATGGGCATTAAACTTCATGAGCTTGCTAACAGGAAAGGGCTCATCTCATGTGTTTTAGTTGCTAACACGCTCATTGATATGTATTCCAAGTGTAAATGCATCGACAAAGCTTTAGATGTTTTCCATTCTATTCCTGACAAGAACGTGATATCTTGGACTTCAATCATCCTTGGCCTTCGTGTCAACAATCGGAGCTTTGAAGCTTTGATTTTCTTCCGGCAAATGAAACTCAGTTTAAAACCAAATTCTGTTACCTTAGTTTCTATTCTATCTGCATGTTCTAGGATAGGAGCTTTGATGTGTGGAAAAGAGATTCATGCCCATGCATTAAGGACTGGAGTTGGGTTTGAAGGTTTTATTCCCAATGCACTTTTGGACATGTATGTAAGGTGCGGAAGAATTGGACCTGCAATGAACCAATTTAACTCACTCAGAAAAGATGTAGCAGCGTGGAATATTCTGCTGACAGGGTATGCTGAGCGGGGGCAAGGAGCGCAGGCTGTGGAGCTATTCCAGAGGATGTTGGAGGCCCTGGTAAATCCAGATGATATAACTTTTATTTCGCTATTGTGTGCTTGTAGTAGATCTGGTATGGTGACAGAAGGTTTGGAATATTTCCATAGAATGCAACATCAATACTGTATCACCCCTAATCTGAAGCATTATGCGTGCATTGTTGATTTGCTTGGTCGTGCTGGGAAATTGGAGGATGCACATGACTTCATACAGAAAATGCCTATAGAACCTGATCCAGCAATATGGGGAGCCTTGTTAAATGGATGTAGGATCCACAGCCAAGTTGAGCTTGGGGAGCTTGCAGCACATCATATCTTTGAAAAGGATACAACTAGTGTTGGGTATTATATTCTCCTATGTAATCTCTATGCTGACAGTGGCCAATGGGATGAAGTCGCAAAAGTAAGAAGGGCAATGAGACAGAATGGACTAACTGTAGATCCTGGGTGCAGTTGGGTGGAAGTAAAGGGGACAGTTCATGCTTTCCTAAGTGGTGATGAATTCCATCCtcaaataaatgaattaaaagcAGTTTTGGATGgattttatgagaaaatgaaGGCAGTCGGTTTCAGTGAGCCTGAAAAGAGTTCTACGGATGAAGTTGAAGCTTCAAAGGCCGAGATTTTTTGTGGGCACAGTGAGAGACTAGCCATTGCATTTGGGCTCATTAATACTGCTCCTGGGATGCCTATTTTGGTGACCAAGAATCTGTACATGTGCCAGAGCTGTcacaaaactttcaaatttatcTCTAAGGTTGTTCGCAGGGAGATATCTGTAAGGGATACTGAACAGTTCCACCATTTCAAGGATGGCATCTGTACTTGTGGGGATAATGGTTATTGCGGAAAGCCTGGTACGGTGGAAGAATTATCGATGTTGTATTAA
- the LOC108996424 gene encoding root phototropism protein 3-like, protein MKKISLPESVTFLAKPSQFAAECWFDDACILDMDYFIKTLSGIKAKGVRHDLIGSIITHYASKWLPDLSGGDVMEKSLANYFEESPESVTASWMKKRFFVETIVGVLPPEKDSIPCNFLLNLLRTANMVGVEPTYRAELEKRISWQLDHASLKELMIPSFSHTCGTLLDVELVIRLVKRFVNLDEAAKTGSALIKVAKLVDCYLAEAAVDSNMSMSELVALAGALPGHSRATDDGLYRAIDTYLKAHPATSKEERKSLCTLIDSRKLSSEASLHAAQNERLPVRAVIQVLFSEQNKLSRHVDWSGSFNGTRSPNLGIDHPARCYSKREMTTQQMEIRRLKEDVIRLQNQYNTMQAQIERLVEIKKRGIFNWKKLGMPSFKSVSVVEKLIEQVEEPVDQYGRETPLDMKTRLVRGRNNPPKWRKSMS, encoded by the exons atgaagaagatatcATTACCGGAATCTGTCACTTTCCTGGCGAAACCATCCCAATTCGCGGCCGAATGCTGGTTCGACGATGCGTGTATCCTCGACATGGACTACTTTATCAAAACCCTCTCCGGCATTAAGGCCAAGGGTGTCCGGCACGACCTGATCGGTTCGATAATCACTCACTACGCCTCCAAATGGCTGCCGGACCTATCCGGTGGGGACGTGATGGAAAAGAGCCTAGCAAATTACTTTGAAGAATCTCCGGAAAGCGTCACGGCTTCATGGATGAAGAAAAGGTTCTTTGTGGAAACCATAGTGGGAGTTCTCCCTCCCGAAAAGGATTCCATCCCATGTAACTTCCTTCTCAACCTCCTCCGCACCGCCAACATGGTTGGGGTCGAGCCCACATATCGGGCCGAGCTTGAGAAACGTATATCATGGCAACTCGACCACGCTTCATTGAAAGAGCTAATGATACCATCGTTTAGTCACACTTGTGGGACTTTGCTAGATGTCGAGCTCGTTATTCGGCTGGTGAAGAGGTTTGTGAATTTGGATGAGGCTGCTAAGACTGGCTCTGCATTGATTAAGGTGGCAAAGCTCGTGGATTGTTATCTCGCCGAGGCGGCCGTGGATTCAAATATGAGCATGTCGGAGCTTGTTGCGCTTGCCGGAGCTCTCCCTGGCCATTCTCGTGCCACGGATGATGGGTTATACCGAGCCATTGATACTTATCTCAAA GCACATCCTGCCACatcaaaggaagaaagaaaaagtctcTGCACTCTGATTGACAGCCGAAAACTCTCATCGGAAGCATCCCTTCACGCTGCACAAAACGAACGCTTACCCGTCCGAGCTGTTATCCAGGTGCTCTTCTCTGAGCAAAATAAGCTTAGTCGCCATGTAGATTGGAGTGGCTCCTTCAACGGCACCCGGAGCCCGAACCTAGGAATTGACCACCCAGCTCGATGCTACTCGAAGCGTGAAATGACAACTCAACAGATGGAGATAAGGAGGTTGAAGGAAGATGTTATTAGGCTTCAAAACCAGTACAACACCATGCAAGCGCAAATAGAGAGGCTTGTGGAGATCAAGAAGAGAGGGATTTTCAATTGGAAGAAGCTCGGAATGCCTTCATTCAAGAGTGTTAGTGTGGTTGAAAAGCTGATCGAACAGGTTGAAGAGCCGGTGGATCAGTACGGACGAGAAACGCCTTTGGACATGAAAACTAGGTTGGTGAGAGGTCGGAATAATCCTCCCAAGTGGAGGAAATCCATgtcttga